One segment of Thermococcus profundus DNA contains the following:
- a CDS encoding UPF0146 family protein — translation MAIEDFAEFIASRVPKGKIVELGIGFQFKVALRLKELGYDVLAVDWNEEAVHAAEEAGIKAVKDDLFNPRVELYRGAVALYSIRPTPEIVKPILELGGKLGLPVFILPLTGDVMPGGMKLLNFKGLAVYAKGI, via the coding sequence ATGGCGATTGAAGACTTCGCGGAGTTTATAGCTTCCCGAGTTCCGAAGGGAAAAATCGTTGAGCTTGGAATAGGCTTCCAGTTCAAGGTGGCCCTCAGGTTGAAAGAGCTCGGCTACGACGTTCTGGCAGTGGATTGGAACGAGGAAGCAGTTCACGCCGCCGAAGAGGCCGGGATAAAGGCCGTAAAGGACGACCTCTTCAATCCTAGGGTGGAGCTTTATAGGGGCGCCGTTGCGCTCTACTCCATCCGGCCAACCCCGGAGATAGTTAAGCCAATACTCGAGCTCGGCGGGAAGCTCGGCCTTCCAGTCTTCATCCTCCCCCTTACGGGAGACGTTATGCCGGGGGGAATGAAGCTCCTGAACTTTAAGGGACTGGCAGTATACGCCAAAGGTATTTAA
- the glmM gene encoding phosphoglucosamine mutase yields MKLFGTAGIRGTLWKKVTPDLALKVGMAVATYKGGKTAVARDGRTSSVMLQSALVSGLLASGSSVLDLGLIPTPTLAWATSRKANAGVMITASHNPPTDNGIKVFNGDGTEFYIEQERELEEIIFSGSFKKARWDEIGMVESEDVRGEYISAVLDFVNHETDLKVLYDGANGAGSVVAPYLLREMGAKVFSVNSHVDGHFPGRKPEPRYENIAYLGKLVRKLNADLAIAQDGDADRIAVFDEKGNYVDEDTLIALFAKLYVEEHGGGVVVTSINTGSRIDEVVERAGGKVYRVPLGQPHDGIKRYGAIFAAEPWKLVHPKFGPWIDSFVTMGLLIKLIDEEGKPLSEIIRENIPTYYLVKKNVKCPDEFKGEVVKKAGRALEEALGSEIAEVLTISGYRFNLRDRSWVLVRPSGTEPKIRVVVEAPNERRRDELFELAFRTVSKIVEDLIKRKAKRTWQASES; encoded by the coding sequence ATGAAGCTCTTTGGAACCGCTGGGATCCGCGGGACTCTGTGGAAAAAGGTTACCCCTGACTTGGCCCTCAAGGTCGGAATGGCCGTCGCGACGTATAAGGGCGGAAAAACAGCCGTGGCTAGGGACGGAAGAACCTCGAGCGTGATGCTCCAGAGCGCCCTCGTCTCGGGACTCCTCGCTTCAGGATCCTCTGTTCTAGATCTCGGCCTCATCCCAACTCCCACACTCGCGTGGGCCACGAGCAGGAAGGCCAATGCTGGGGTCATGATAACCGCTTCCCACAACCCCCCCACGGACAACGGAATAAAGGTCTTCAACGGCGACGGAACCGAGTTCTACATTGAACAGGAGCGCGAGCTGGAGGAGATAATCTTCTCCGGGAGCTTCAAAAAAGCCAGGTGGGATGAAATAGGCATGGTCGAGAGTGAAGATGTCAGGGGCGAGTACATCTCAGCCGTGCTCGACTTCGTGAACCACGAGACCGACCTTAAGGTTCTTTACGACGGCGCCAACGGTGCAGGGAGCGTTGTGGCGCCTTACCTCCTCAGGGAGATGGGAGCCAAAGTTTTCAGCGTTAACTCACACGTGGACGGCCACTTCCCGGGAAGGAAGCCCGAGCCTCGCTATGAGAACATAGCCTATCTCGGGAAGCTGGTGAGAAAACTCAATGCTGATTTAGCGATAGCGCAGGACGGGGACGCCGACAGAATAGCGGTCTTTGACGAGAAGGGAAACTACGTGGACGAGGACACGTTAATAGCGCTCTTCGCCAAGCTCTACGTTGAGGAACACGGTGGAGGCGTCGTCGTCACCTCGATAAACACGGGGTCGAGGATAGACGAGGTCGTCGAGAGAGCCGGTGGAAAGGTCTACCGCGTTCCCCTCGGCCAGCCCCACGATGGAATAAAGCGCTATGGGGCCATCTTTGCCGCCGAGCCCTGGAAGCTCGTTCACCCAAAGTTCGGACCCTGGATAGACAGCTTCGTGACGATGGGGCTCCTGATAAAGCTCATCGACGAGGAGGGAAAGCCCCTCTCGGAGATCATCCGGGAGAACATCCCCACCTATTACCTAGTTAAAAAGAACGTGAAGTGCCCGGACGAATTCAAGGGAGAGGTCGTTAAAAAGGCAGGGAGAGCGCTGGAAGAAGCCCTCGGAAGCGAGATTGCGGAGGTGCTGACGATCTCCGGCTACCGCTTCAACTTAAGGGATCGTTCGTGGGTTCTCGTGAGACCGAGCGGTACAGAACCGAAGATAAGGGTCGTTGTGGAGGCCCCGAACGAGAGGAGGCGCGACGAGCTCTTCGAGCTTGCCTTCAGAACGGTCTCAAAAATTGTAGAAGACCTGATAAAAAGAAAGGCTAAACGAACCTGGCAGGCCTCAGAGTCCTGA
- a CDS encoding MBL fold metallo-hydrolase, translated as MIEITFLGSGGGRFITITQFRSTGGFHIRASRNLYVDPGPGALVRSWRYKLDPRKLDAIFVSHRHVDHCNDLEIMVEAMTGGALKKRGVLIASKSVVYGDEDHTPAISKYHIDVLESVHTPEPGNKIGLGDEELLITPARHSDPTTIGFRMKTAFGDISYIPDTAYFDELVQWHDGTRVLIAAITRPRDMGIPYHMSTDDAVEMLKSMEEKPEILIMNHIGMKMHFANPYKEAKYLENVTGVKTYIAKEGFRVMIDKNEIAVRTLRPARFV; from the coding sequence TTGATAGAGATAACCTTCCTCGGGAGCGGGGGTGGGCGGTTCATCACAATAACTCAGTTCCGCTCCACGGGGGGATTCCACATCAGGGCCAGCAGGAACCTCTACGTCGATCCAGGGCCCGGGGCGCTCGTCAGGAGCTGGCGCTACAAGCTCGATCCAAGGAAGCTCGACGCTATCTTCGTCTCCCACAGGCACGTCGATCACTGCAACGACCTTGAGATCATGGTTGAGGCTATGACGGGGGGCGCTCTCAAGAAGAGGGGAGTTTTAATAGCGTCGAAGAGCGTCGTCTACGGGGACGAGGATCACACACCGGCCATAAGCAAGTACCACATTGACGTCCTCGAGAGCGTCCACACTCCCGAACCCGGCAACAAGATAGGCCTAGGAGATGAGGAGCTCCTGATAACGCCGGCAAGGCACTCGGATCCGACAACGATAGGCTTCAGGATGAAGACCGCCTTCGGAGATATCTCCTACATCCCGGACACAGCCTACTTCGACGAACTGGTGCAGTGGCACGATGGAACAAGGGTTCTCATAGCCGCTATAACTCGGCCGAGGGACATGGGCATTCCCTATCACATGAGCACCGACGACGCGGTTGAAATGCTCAAGAGCATGGAGGAGAAGCCGGAGATCCTGATAATGAACCACATAGGCATGAAGATGCACTTCGCCAACCCCTACAAGGAGGCCAAGTACCTCGAGAACGTCACCGGAGTCAAGACCTACATCGCCAAGGAAGGCTTCCGTGTGATGATCGATAAAAATGAGATAGCGGTCAGGACTCTGAGGCCTGCCAGGTTCGTTTAG
- a CDS encoding M20 family metallo-hydrolase, whose translation MVELETVVREVGKLRDEMVNTLVELIKIPAISPDYGYEGEYDKAQKLLEIIKDWPFDKVEVYEAPDERAKNGVRPSILAYYYGQEGDKSPRLWILTHIDVVPPGDLSKWTVTEPFKPLVKDGKVYGRGSEDNGQSLVASLYAVKAMMNLGIRPKRTVILAFVSDEETGSHYGVEWLVKNHPELFRKDDLVLVPDGGNEDGTFIEVAEKSILWFKLKVKGKQVHASMPDKGLNAHRVALDLAYNLDKLLHEKYDKRDELFDPPESTFEPTMVKNPADSPNIAPGEHEVVFDCRILPDYSLDDVLNDVKALAEEVKERHKKEINGKVLPEVDIEILQRGDAAPPTDPNSEIVVLLREALKKLRGKEAVVGGIGGGTFAAFFRRLGIPAVVWATLDEMAHQPNEYAKIDNMVEDAKVMAALALL comes from the coding sequence ATGGTGGAACTTGAGACTGTTGTGAGAGAAGTTGGGAAGCTCAGGGACGAGATGGTGAACACCCTCGTCGAACTCATCAAAATCCCCGCGATAAGCCCGGACTACGGCTACGAGGGGGAGTACGACAAGGCGCAGAAGCTGCTCGAGATAATAAAGGACTGGCCCTTCGACAAGGTCGAGGTCTACGAGGCCCCGGACGAGAGGGCGAAGAACGGCGTGAGGCCGAGCATTCTGGCCTACTACTACGGCCAGGAGGGGGACAAGAGCCCGCGCCTCTGGATTTTAACCCATATCGACGTCGTCCCGCCCGGAGACCTGAGCAAGTGGACGGTAACCGAGCCGTTCAAACCCCTTGTCAAGGACGGGAAGGTCTACGGCAGGGGAAGCGAGGACAATGGACAGAGCCTCGTCGCTTCCCTGTACGCTGTTAAGGCCATGATGAACCTCGGAATCAGGCCGAAGAGGACAGTGATTTTGGCCTTCGTCAGCGATGAGGAGACGGGAAGCCACTACGGCGTTGAGTGGCTGGTGAAGAACCACCCGGAGCTCTTCAGGAAGGACGACCTCGTTCTGGTTCCGGACGGTGGAAACGAGGACGGAACCTTCATCGAGGTCGCCGAGAAGAGCATCCTCTGGTTCAAGCTGAAGGTGAAGGGCAAGCAGGTTCACGCGAGCATGCCGGACAAGGGGCTCAACGCCCACCGCGTTGCCCTTGATTTAGCTTACAACCTGGATAAACTCCTCCACGAGAAGTACGACAAAAGGGACGAGCTCTTCGATCCGCCGGAGAGCACCTTCGAGCCTACGATGGTCAAGAACCCCGCGGATTCTCCGAACATAGCGCCGGGAGAGCACGAGGTTGTGTTCGACTGCAGGATTCTACCCGATTACAGCCTCGATGATGTGTTAAACGACGTGAAAGCTCTAGCCGAGGAGGTCAAAGAGAGGCATAAGAAGGAAATCAACGGTAAGGTCCTGCCGGAAGTAGACATCGAAATTCTCCAGCGCGGTGACGCCGCTCCACCGACCGACCCCAACAGCGAGATAGTGGTTCTCCTGAGGGAGGCGCTGAAGAAGCTGAGGGGCAAAGAGGCGGTAGTTGGAGGAATAGGCGGTGGAACCTTCGCGGCCTTCTTCAGGAGGCTTGGGATTCCAGCCGTCGTGTGGGCTACCCTTGATGAGATGGCACATCAGCCCAACGAGTACGCCAAGATAGACAACATGGTCGAGGACGCGAAGGTCATGGCGGCCCTTGCTCTCCTCTGA
- a CDS encoding serpin family protein, whose translation MLRKKAILVLLLLILILSSGCVSSPSNSGASSTSSSPNGENSSYASSTTNSTAWENTSTTSTPIANSSYENVNDSSGSSEATIAVIGSKPNEKSEDLMFLVEGSTRSFGMALEPLQSEVLVFLWLLDPNGPVNRSATFRLINAKTGKTLTAKNITLFKNGDSKEVFVKITVPQHGYYTIEATVGNLTLSAKTSIPPTSINSSINAFALDLYRELAKKDGNVFFSPFSVETALAMLYEGARGRTAEEIANVLHLPEDRKERLNSFSFLMHSLNSNDTPYILSAANALWVQEGYPIKKDYVETIGTYYLGELHILNFMGNPKEAGERINRWAEEKTNGRIKNLVEGLSPNTRLVLTNAVYFKANWSHRFDPAKTYNDTFFLSEMRGIVVSFMEQVGIFNYDEGDSFQALEMPYEGDRLSMVLILPKKINGLEELEANLTPQFLEGVIKSLNPEKVEVTVPKFRFGASYKLRDVLMEMGMKSAFTNADFSGISDEPLAVSQAVHKSFISVAENGTEAAAATAVTLTLAAPVESEKPKVFDANHPFIFLIYDRETETVLFMGRLVNPKG comes from the coding sequence ATGCTGAGGAAGAAGGCAATCCTCGTACTCCTTCTCCTGATCCTTATTTTGAGCAGCGGTTGCGTCTCATCCCCGAGCAATTCTGGGGCATCCTCCACTTCAAGCTCCCCTAACGGGGAAAACTCAAGCTATGCATCTTCCACCACGAACTCTACGGCCTGGGAGAACACGAGCACGACTTCGACACCCATCGCAAATTCTAGTTACGAGAACGTGAATGACTCTTCGGGATCATCTGAAGCCACGATAGCCGTGATAGGGTCCAAACCGAACGAGAAGTCGGAGGATTTGATGTTCTTGGTAGAGGGCTCCACTCGGTCTTTTGGGATGGCCTTAGAGCCTCTCCAGTCGGAGGTACTTGTGTTTCTCTGGCTGTTGGATCCCAATGGTCCCGTCAATCGGAGTGCCACTTTCAGGCTGATAAACGCCAAAACGGGGAAAACGCTCACGGCTAAAAATATCACCTTATTCAAAAATGGAGATTCTAAAGAGGTTTTCGTTAAAATAACGGTTCCCCAACATGGTTACTACACAATTGAAGCAACCGTGGGAAACTTGACTCTGAGTGCAAAAACCTCGATTCCACCGACTTCCATAAACAGTTCAATCAACGCCTTCGCCCTCGACCTCTACCGCGAGCTGGCAAAAAAGGATGGAAACGTCTTCTTCTCACCCTTCAGCGTTGAAACCGCATTGGCCATGCTCTACGAGGGGGCGAGGGGAAGGACTGCCGAAGAGATCGCGAACGTTCTTCACCTACCGGAGGACAGGAAGGAAAGGCTGAACAGTTTTAGCTTCTTGATGCATTCGCTGAACTCAAACGACACACCTTATATCCTCTCCGCAGCCAACGCCCTCTGGGTTCAGGAGGGTTACCCAATCAAAAAAGATTACGTGGAGACAATAGGGACTTATTATCTCGGCGAGCTCCACATCCTCAACTTCATGGGCAACCCCAAAGAGGCGGGGGAGAGGATAAACCGCTGGGCCGAGGAGAAGACCAACGGCAGGATCAAGAACCTCGTGGAGGGACTAAGCCCAAACACCAGACTCGTTTTGACGAACGCGGTTTACTTCAAGGCAAACTGGAGCCACCGTTTTGACCCCGCTAAAACTTACAACGACACCTTCTTCCTCTCCGAGATGAGAGGGATCGTGGTTTCCTTCATGGAGCAGGTTGGCATCTTCAACTATGATGAGGGGGACTCCTTCCAGGCCCTTGAGATGCCGTACGAAGGGGATAGGCTCTCCATGGTGCTCATCCTACCAAAGAAGATTAACGGGCTTGAAGAACTGGAAGCGAACCTGACACCCCAGTTCTTGGAAGGGGTTATTAAAAGCCTCAATCCGGAGAAAGTTGAGGTGACGGTTCCAAAGTTCAGGTTTGGGGCTTCTTACAAGCTCAGGGACGTTCTCATGGAAATGGGAATGAAGAGCGCCTTCACCAACGCCGATTTCTCCGGAATCTCCGATGAGCCTCTGGCTGTTAGCCAGGCAGTTCACAAGAGCTTCATCAGCGTCGCCGAGAACGGAACCGAGGCAGCGGCAGCAACGGCCGTTACGCTAACGTTGGCGGCCCCAGTGGAGAGCGAGAAGCCCAAGGTATTCGACGCTAACCATCCGTTCATCTTCCTCATCTACGATAGGGAAACTGAAACGGTCCTCTTCATGGGAAGGCTCGTGAACCCGAAGGGCTGA
- a CDS encoding serpin family protein — protein MRKMLSIVLLALIVLAAGCTEKATTNVQLSGNGELKVAAGEDTFAVEFYKEIAKGEGNVLFSPYSIHTALAMTYEGVRGRTAGEMRSILHLPEDRSERLSGFRKLITDLNPQNGPYSLETANALWIQKDHPLKKSYVSIIKKYYLGTAEELDFSGDPEKAADTINRWTEEHTHGKIKDLVSPDSVRNSRFVLTNAVYMSGRWVHPFEPELTANETFHTPSGDITVEMMHTAGVFNYTEVGGVQVLELPYRGGRVSMVVFLPRGVDGYRKLDGNMSVDYILDALGSMKPENVSVSIPKFEMSTEYKLKETLRRMGMVDAFTEGADFSGMSDERLFISDVIHKAYIKVAENGTEAAAATAVIGYASAPVITREPKFIEFRADHPFAFIIVDKETKEILFMGRLVNPGE, from the coding sequence ATGAGAAAGATGCTCTCCATCGTTCTTCTGGCTTTGATAGTACTAGCAGCGGGCTGCACGGAGAAGGCCACGACCAACGTGCAGCTTAGTGGAAACGGCGAACTCAAGGTAGCCGCAGGGGAGGACACGTTTGCGGTCGAGTTCTACAAGGAGATCGCGAAAGGAGAAGGGAACGTGCTCTTCTCCCCTTACAGCATCCACACAGCCCTAGCCATGACATACGAAGGGGTCAGAGGGAGAACTGCCGGGGAAATGAGGAGCATCCTCCACCTACCGGAGGACAGGAGCGAGAGGCTCTCCGGGTTCAGGAAGCTCATAACCGACCTCAACCCCCAGAACGGCCCCTACTCCCTGGAGACGGCCAACGCCCTATGGATCCAGAAGGACCACCCGCTGAAGAAATCCTATGTTAGCATCATCAAGAAGTACTACCTCGGAACCGCGGAGGAGCTGGACTTCTCGGGTGATCCAGAGAAAGCCGCTGACACCATAAACAGGTGGACGGAGGAACATACCCATGGAAAGATAAAAGATCTCGTCTCGCCCGACTCAGTCAGGAACTCAAGGTTCGTTCTAACGAACGCAGTATACATGTCCGGACGGTGGGTTCACCCCTTCGAGCCGGAGCTCACGGCGAACGAAACGTTCCACACTCCAAGCGGTGACATAACAGTAGAGATGATGCACACCGCGGGGGTTTTCAACTACACCGAGGTTGGAGGGGTTCAGGTTCTCGAGCTCCCCTACAGGGGAGGAAGGGTGAGCATGGTGGTGTTCCTGCCCAGGGGAGTAGACGGCTACCGGAAGCTGGACGGCAACATGAGCGTTGATTACATCCTCGATGCCCTCGGCTCCATGAAGCCGGAGAACGTCAGCGTCTCCATCCCCAAGTTCGAGATGAGTACGGAATACAAGCTTAAGGAGACCCTCAGAAGAATGGGAATGGTTGATGCGTTCACGGAAGGGGCCGACTTCTCGGGAATGAGCGATGAGAGGCTTTTCATATCGGACGTTATCCACAAGGCCTACATCAAAGTGGCCGAGAACGGAACAGAGGCGGCAGCGGCAACTGCGGTTATAGGCTACGCCTCCGCACCCGTCATTACAAGGGAACCGAAGTTCATCGAGTTCAGGGCGGATCATCCGTTCGCCTTCATAATAGTCGATAAGGAGACCAAGGAGATACTCTTCATGGGAAGGCTCGTGAATCCCGGGGAGTGA
- a CDS encoding methyltransferase domain-containing protein — MPTWKDGKLGLPVKEAVKLFPELEKYIDERGRLDFSNREARILYNMAIAKAVFGLDIEYHPKGLVTTPVSRYLFLKTFLRGGERVLEIGTGHTAMMALMAEKLFNCDVTATELDEEFFEYARRNIERNGAKVRLIKSNGGIIKDVVPEGERFDVIFSAPPYYETPTKGVLTEREGVGGGKYGERFSVRIIEEALDYLNPEGKVALFLPDKEQLIMAVAEKGKELGYSARDVKFKVGTRWRHSLILKIKSRYNRIIPT; from the coding sequence ATGCCCACCTGGAAGGACGGAAAGCTAGGACTGCCGGTTAAAGAGGCCGTCAAACTCTTTCCCGAGCTGGAGAAATACATTGACGAGCGCGGAAGGCTCGACTTCTCGAACAGGGAAGCCAGGATACTATACAACATGGCTATAGCGAAGGCCGTCTTTGGGTTGGATATAGAGTATCACCCAAAAGGCCTCGTCACAACCCCCGTTTCGCGCTACCTATTTCTCAAAACGTTCCTTCGCGGCGGTGAGAGAGTTCTCGAAATAGGAACAGGACACACGGCGATGATGGCCCTGATGGCGGAGAAGCTCTTCAACTGCGACGTTACCGCTACGGAGCTTGATGAAGAGTTCTTCGAGTATGCGAGGAGGAACATAGAGCGAAACGGTGCTAAGGTTAGGCTCATCAAGAGCAACGGCGGGATTATTAAAGATGTCGTGCCCGAGGGGGAGAGGTTTGATGTGATCTTTTCCGCTCCTCCCTACTATGAGACTCCAACGAAGGGTGTTTTAACGGAGAGGGAAGGTGTTGGCGGCGGGAAATACGGCGAGAGGTTTTCGGTAAGGATCATTGAAGAGGCACTCGATTACTTGAATCCAGAAGGTAAAGTTGCCCTTTTTCTTCCCGATAAGGAGCAACTGATAATGGCCGTAGCAGAAAAAGGTAAAGAGCTCGGCTACTCAGCCAGGGACGTTAAGTTCAAAGTCGGAACGAGGTGGAGGCACAGCCTGATTTTAAAAATCAAAAGCCGGTATAACCGGATAATACCGACATGA
- a CDS encoding ABC transporter ATP-binding protein, with product MLLECSNLSKSYGNVKALDKVSFTLEEGISFILGPNGSGKTTFIKIVSNIIKPDSGEIRILGRDYLDLSPGEVGFAFEKTVFPGFVRVEDYLHTVGEVRGTDNSDEIISLFQLEKVRKKRFSELSQGYKRRFLVASAFVGLPKVVFLDEPFSNVDITARKIMMKVFVELSHRINVIVVSHVFTNVERMDSLVLLRNGKVIGNLRGKDLKRMNGFRASFDDGRVVVNDVEAINEKILSGRRLVSIEPLSIESWLMERF from the coding sequence ATGCTGTTAGAGTGCTCAAACTTGAGTAAATCCTACGGCAACGTGAAGGCCCTCGACAAGGTCAGTTTTACACTGGAGGAGGGGATCTCCTTCATACTGGGACCGAACGGAAGCGGGAAGACGACGTTCATCAAGATAGTCAGCAACATCATCAAACCGGATTCCGGTGAGATAAGGATACTCGGGAGGGACTACCTCGACCTGTCACCAGGGGAGGTAGGCTTTGCCTTCGAGAAAACCGTTTTCCCGGGCTTTGTGAGGGTTGAGGACTACCTCCACACGGTTGGGGAGGTAAGGGGAACCGACAACTCCGATGAGATCATCTCGCTCTTCCAGCTCGAGAAGGTAAGAAAGAAGCGGTTTTCAGAGCTGTCCCAGGGATACAAGAGAAGGTTTCTCGTGGCGAGTGCCTTCGTCGGACTTCCGAAGGTAGTTTTCCTGGACGAGCCCTTCAGCAACGTGGACATAACTGCCAGGAAGATAATGATGAAGGTATTTGTGGAACTTAGCCATAGGATTAACGTGATCGTTGTATCCCACGTCTTCACAAATGTTGAAAGGATGGACAGCCTCGTCCTCCTGAGAAACGGGAAGGTAATCGGAAACCTGCGGGGGAAAGATCTTAAGAGGATGAACGGGTTCAGAGCGAGCTTTGATGACGGGAGAGTTGTTGTCAACGACGTGGAGGCAATCAACGAGAAGATACTGAGTGGAAGAAGGCTCGTTTCAATAGAGCCCCTTTCCATCGAGTCCTGGCTGATGGAGAGGTTTTAA
- a CDS encoding class I SAM-dependent rRNA methyltransferase: MARVVVDAQAARAIGKGAMIVFKKGVVRTEGEFSPGDIVEVYTRGGKFLGKGFVNPNSNIMVRLITKDRETQVNKELFSERIRKANEYRKKVLGYDKAYRMVYGEADYLPGLIVDRFNEIASVQISSVGMERFKLDLAEAIMEAEPEIETVFEKNTGRSRRREGLPEVERVLLGKEKYRTIIEEGRAKFIVDMRGQKTGFFLDQRENRIALEKYVKPGMRVLDVFTYTGGFAIHAAVAGAEEVVAVDKSPWAINMVEENAKLNGVEDRMKYVVGSAFPVMEEMIKKGEKFDIVILDPPAFVQHEKDLKRGLRAYFNVNYAGLQLVKEGGILVTASCSQHVDMQAFKDMVIAAAAKAGKFLKLLEPYRTQAPDHPILMASKDTEYLKALFLYVEDMK, from the coding sequence ATGGCGAGGGTAGTCGTTGACGCGCAGGCCGCGAGAGCCATAGGTAAGGGCGCGATGATCGTGTTCAAGAAGGGCGTGGTGAGAACGGAGGGGGAGTTTTCGCCGGGGGATATAGTCGAGGTCTACACTAGGGGAGGCAAGTTCCTCGGGAAGGGCTTCGTCAACCCCAATTCCAACATAATGGTCAGGCTGATCACGAAGGACCGCGAGACCCAAGTGAACAAGGAGCTCTTCAGTGAGAGGATAAGGAAGGCCAACGAATACAGGAAGAAGGTTCTCGGCTACGACAAAGCTTACCGTATGGTCTACGGCGAAGCTGATTACCTTCCGGGTCTCATAGTGGACCGCTTCAACGAGATAGCCTCCGTTCAGATTTCCAGTGTGGGGATGGAGAGATTCAAGCTCGACCTCGCCGAGGCCATAATGGAGGCCGAACCTGAAATCGAGACCGTCTTTGAGAAGAACACTGGCAGGAGCAGAAGAAGGGAGGGCCTCCCAGAGGTCGAGCGCGTTCTCCTCGGGAAGGAGAAATATCGGACGATAATCGAGGAGGGCAGGGCGAAGTTCATAGTTGACATGCGCGGCCAGAAGACGGGCTTCTTCCTCGACCAGAGGGAGAACAGGATAGCACTGGAGAAGTACGTAAAACCTGGCATGAGGGTTTTGGATGTCTTCACATACACCGGCGGTTTCGCAATCCACGCCGCGGTCGCTGGAGCAGAGGAGGTCGTTGCCGTTGACAAATCCCCGTGGGCAATCAACATGGTGGAGGAGAACGCGAAGCTTAACGGCGTCGAGGATAGGATGAAGTACGTCGTTGGAAGCGCCTTTCCTGTCATGGAGGAGATGATAAAGAAGGGTGAGAAGTTCGACATCGTTATACTCGATCCTCCTGCCTTCGTCCAGCACGAGAAGGACCTCAAGCGCGGACTTAGAGCTTACTTCAACGTGAACTACGCTGGCCTTCAGCTGGTCAAGGAGGGCGGAATACTGGTTACTGCCTCCTGTTCCCAGCACGTCGACATGCAGGCCTTCAAGGACATGGTAATAGCGGCCGCCGCTAAAGCCGGAAAGTTCCTCAAGCTCCTCGAACCATACAGGACGCAGGCTCCAGACCATCCAATACTCATGGCCTCAAAGGACACCGAATATTTAAAGGCCCTCTTCCTCTACGTTGAGGATATGAAGTGA
- a CDS encoding DUF5748 family protein gives MHFEVVKEFLEDIGADWIELEGEIHLDPEVFYEVWKYVGQPDLKTYVVEDEVVQPGSYDPPQMKYTDVKKVKIKKVYFETLDNRKIVTDYSEFQRIQKEKSS, from the coding sequence ATGCACTTTGAGGTAGTCAAGGAGTTTCTGGAGGACATAGGGGCTGACTGGATAGAACTCGAGGGGGAGATACACCTCGACCCCGAGGTCTTCTATGAGGTCTGGAAGTATGTAGGACAGCCCGATCTCAAGACCTATGTTGTTGAGGATGAGGTCGTTCAGCCCGGATCCTACGATCCACCCCAGATGAAGTACACCGACGTTAAGAAGGTCAAGATCAAGAAGGTATATTTTGAAACCCTGGACAACAGGAAGATAGTTACGGACTATTCCGAGTTCCAGAGGATTCAAAAGGAGAAAAGCTCCTGA